One genomic window of Mucilaginibacter sp. SJ includes the following:
- a CDS encoding glycosyltransferase family 4 protein, protein MKILILTHRVPFPQNGGYAIVVCNTIKGLIALGHEVALVALNGKRYHGSVQTDEDELMQKIRYTSYDININVSVLDSITNLFSKKSNDVDRYYNAEFEKLLLRELRQTAYDVIQFEGLFVTPYLAAMRKHTKARLIYRSHNIEHQVWMRLAQRKTDLFKKWYLHLLARRVKDYELQQLNKFDAIAVFTNEDKKTLLSYGVTIPVDIFPVGISLTDYKPDYNKTEFPSLFFLGSLDWMPNREGIEWFIENFYKDLTEGDLRVKFYVAGHNIPDSFDEYEAMGKIFIQGEVDDASEFVNSKAIMVVPLLSSGGMRVKIVEGMAMEKCIISTSLGAEGINFTNGTNILIANNRQEFYDAIERCITDEEFCRNIGLNARRLIEEQHDVHVIAPGLVAFYQSLDVDLPE, encoded by the coding sequence TTGAAGATCCTAATTTTAACACATCGTGTACCATTTCCGCAGAATGGCGGTTACGCTATTGTGGTTTGCAATACCATAAAAGGGTTGATTGCACTTGGACATGAAGTTGCATTGGTGGCTTTAAACGGGAAAAGATATCATGGCAGTGTACAAACAGACGAAGATGAGCTGATGCAGAAGATCAGGTACACATCGTATGACATTAACATCAATGTATCGGTACTTGATTCCATAACCAATCTGTTCAGCAAAAAATCAAATGATGTTGATCGTTATTACAATGCTGAATTTGAGAAACTCCTGCTACGCGAATTGCGCCAGACGGCATACGATGTTATCCAGTTTGAAGGCTTGTTTGTAACGCCTTACCTGGCCGCTATGCGTAAGCATACCAAAGCCCGGTTAATTTACCGGTCGCATAATATTGAACACCAGGTATGGATGAGGCTGGCACAACGAAAAACCGACCTGTTTAAGAAGTGGTACCTGCATTTGCTGGCCCGCCGGGTGAAAGACTATGAACTGCAGCAGCTTAATAAATTTGATGCCATTGCTGTATTTACCAATGAAGATAAAAAAACGCTGTTATCATACGGTGTTACCATTCCGGTTGATATTTTTCCGGTAGGTATTTCCCTGACCGATTATAAGCCGGACTATAATAAAACGGAGTTCCCAAGTTTGTTTTTTTTAGGTTCGTTAGATTGGATGCCCAACCGGGAAGGGATTGAGTGGTTTATAGAGAACTTTTATAAAGACCTTACCGAGGGCGACCTTCGCGTAAAATTTTATGTTGCCGGCCATAATATCCCCGATAGCTTTGATGAGTACGAAGCGATGGGAAAGATCTTTATACAGGGTGAGGTTGACGATGCTTCTGAGTTTGTGAATAGTAAGGCTATTATGGTAGTGCCCTTGCTTTCAAGCGGTGGCATGCGGGTTAAAATAGTAGAGGGTATGGCGATGGAAAAATGTATTATCTCTACCTCATTAGGTGCCGAAGGCATCAATTTTACCAATGGCACTAATATCCTTATTGCTAATAACCGGCAGGAGTTTTATGATGCCATTGAACGCTGTATTACCGACGAAGAATTTTGCCGTAATATTGGCCTCAACGCCCGCCGTTTAATTGAAGAACAGCACGATGTACATGTAATAGCACCGGGCCTTGTTGCTTTTTATCAAAGCCTGGACGTTGATTTACCTGAATAA
- a CDS encoding transglutaminase family protein → MPEFKIQHITKYTYEGPVRDSANQIILFPIKDEYQEVVKQELNITGSPVVDTHIDYYGNEVGSFTYSNQHNMLVINSKLVVITRQRPLPVNDIFPEQQWEDLKRLQYMVPYIDFLKQEYFEGLPELQAIVEQERRKDETPFQIALRFCGWVYKNFEYIKGVTTVETTLDEVWKLKAGVCQDFAHILMVMLRQLKIPSRYVSGYICTHSSAMRGEGATHAWAEVFVPDYGWLGIDPTNNCIANETHVRLAVGRNFSDCSPVKGVYKGAYGHKLEVSVIVDDADTIVFEDKTHESPAMHAVAEFPKNSYQRYMEIIQQQQQQQQ, encoded by the coding sequence ATGCCTGAATTTAAGATTCAACATATCACCAAATATACCTATGAAGGCCCTGTGCGCGACAGCGCCAACCAAATCATCCTGTTCCCGATAAAAGATGAATACCAGGAAGTGGTAAAACAGGAGCTAAATATAACAGGCAGCCCGGTTGTTGATACTCATATCGATTACTATGGCAACGAGGTTGGCAGTTTCACCTACAGCAACCAGCACAACATGCTGGTTATAAACTCAAAGCTGGTTGTCATTACCCGACAGCGCCCCCTTCCGGTTAATGATATTTTTCCGGAGCAGCAATGGGAGGATCTTAAGCGGCTTCAATACATGGTACCCTATATTGATTTTCTAAAGCAGGAATATTTTGAAGGCCTGCCCGAGCTACAGGCAATAGTTGAGCAGGAACGGCGTAAAGATGAAACGCCCTTTCAGATAGCACTTCGTTTTTGCGGCTGGGTTTACAAAAACTTTGAGTACATCAAAGGGGTTACTACGGTTGAAACTACACTGGATGAAGTATGGAAGCTTAAAGCCGGCGTTTGCCAGGATTTTGCCCATATTTTAATGGTGATGCTCCGCCAGCTTAAAATACCATCCCGTTATGTAAGCGGCTATATCTGCACCCATAGCAGTGCTATGCGCGGCGAAGGGGCAACCCATGCCTGGGCCGAAGTGTTTGTGCCCGATTACGGCTGGCTTGGTATCGATCCTACAAATAACTGTATTGCCAATGAAACCCACGTACGCCTGGCTGTGGGGCGCAATTTTTCAGATTGTTCGCCGGTTAAAGGTGTTTATAAAGGCGCCTACGGCCACAAGCTGGAAGTATCAGTAATTGTTGACGATGCAGATACCATTGTTTTTGAGGATAAAACCCACGAATCGCCTGCCATGCACGCGGTAGCCGAATTTCCTAAAAACAGCTATCAGCGATATATGGAGATCATTCAACAGCAGCAGCAACAACAGCAGTAG
- a CDS encoding alpha-E domain-containing protein, with protein MLSRVAASFYWLSRYIERSDGMLRMLKINYASSQDTVQEFTWEPVMRIFAGLNAGEAEKLDNDSRSVLKYMVTGKNNPNSILNIITLARENARGVQEHITKDLWQCLNEYYHTVKDPRLERALHREDPIGVLDVLIKQVMLYYGTVEITMERGEGRAFMNIGKYLERAIQSVDILDTKFSSISDNPDLLTDTTYWKHLLLSLGGYELYLKTYREGFEAENVLEQVVLNNDFPRSVIYSVNNIQRYFDRLKNDSNADDYREMSFQIGRLQSRIKYSSVKSIKQEGLHLFLTQIRSELYGIGNSLNQHYFANS; from the coding sequence ATGTTAAGCAGGGTTGCAGCAAGTTTTTATTGGTTAAGCCGCTATATTGAGCGCAGCGATGGTATGCTGCGGATGCTCAAAATTAATTATGCCTCATCGCAGGATACAGTGCAGGAATTTACCTGGGAACCTGTAATGAGGATTTTTGCCGGGCTAAACGCCGGCGAAGCCGAAAAACTGGACAACGACAGCCGGTCGGTTTTAAAGTATATGGTTACCGGGAAAAACAATCCTAATTCCATACTCAACATCATTACACTGGCGCGAGAAAACGCCCGCGGTGTACAGGAGCACATCACCAAAGACCTTTGGCAATGCCTGAATGAATATTACCACACCGTAAAAGATCCGCGGCTGGAACGCGCCCTGCACCGGGAAGACCCGATAGGGGTACTGGACGTGCTGATAAAACAAGTAATGCTTTATTACGGCACAGTGGAGATTACTATGGAGCGCGGCGAAGGCCGTGCATTTATGAACATTGGCAAATACCTGGAGCGGGCCATCCAGTCGGTTGATATTTTGGATACTAAATTCAGCTCGATAAGTGATAACCCCGATCTGCTTACTGATACCACTTACTGGAAACACCTGCTGCTTTCATTGGGTGGCTACGAGCTGTATTTAAAAACATACCGAGAAGGCTTTGAGGCCGAAAATGTTTTGGAACAGGTTGTGCTGAACAACGATTTTCCGCGCTCGGTTATTTATTCGGTAAATAATATTCAGCGTTATTTCGACAGATTGAAGAATGACAGCAATGCCGATGACTACAGGGAAATGTCGTTTCAGATAGGCCGGTTGCAAAGCCGCATAAAGTATAGTTCGGTAAAAAGTATCAAGCAGGAGGGCTTGCACTTGTTCCTCACCCAGATCAGGAGTGAGCTATACGGCATAGGCAATTCATTAAACCAACATTACTTTGCTAATTCATGA
- a CDS encoding circularly permuted type 2 ATP-grasp protein gives MEESAYFDKYSPIDNVWDEMYGLDANVREHYRKVIDYISKESADDLNKKEELAKRLFMSQGITFTVYNSGEGIEKIFPFDIIPRIITADEWAFVERGIKQRLNALNLFLKDIYHNQFIVKDGIVPIDIIYSCPHFLREMYQLQVPYDIYVHISGIDLIRDEDGTFYVLEDNLRTPSGVSYMLENREITKRLFPDLLPQCSVRSVTEYPSILYKNLLALSPRQIHNPTIVLLTPGIYNSAYFEHTTLARLMGVELVEGRDLVVNNHKVYMKTTTGLQQVDVIYRRVDDEFLDPLVFNPASMLGVAGLMGAYRKGNVAIVNATGTGVADDKAVYAYVPDMIRYYLNEEPTLKNVPTHQLGNPDEREMVFKNLNKMVVKKTNGSGGYGMLMGHAASEQEIDEYKKEILKDPRNFIAQPTISLSAAPCYMQGELKPRRVDLRPYALYGPDGIEIVPGGLTRVALKEGSLVVNSSQGGGSKDTWVLA, from the coding sequence ATGGAAGAATCAGCTTATTTTGACAAATACAGCCCAATTGATAATGTTTGGGACGAAATGTATGGCTTGGACGCTAATGTTCGGGAACATTACCGTAAAGTTATTGACTACATTTCGAAAGAATCGGCCGACGACCTGAACAAAAAGGAGGAGCTTGCCAAGCGCCTTTTCATGAGCCAGGGCATCACCTTTACCGTTTATAACAGCGGCGAAGGCATTGAAAAGATCTTTCCTTTTGATATTATCCCCCGTATCATCACTGCCGATGAATGGGCTTTTGTTGAGCGTGGCATCAAGCAGCGCCTTAACGCGCTTAATTTATTTCTGAAGGACATATACCATAATCAGTTTATTGTTAAGGACGGCATAGTACCTATTGATATTATTTATTCGTGTCCGCACTTTCTGCGCGAGATGTACCAGCTCCAGGTGCCTTATGATATTTATGTACATATTTCGGGCATCGACCTTATCCGTGATGAAGATGGCACTTTTTATGTGCTCGAAGATAACCTGCGCACCCCATCGGGCGTAAGTTATATGCTCGAGAACAGGGAGATCACCAAGCGGCTATTTCCCGACCTGCTGCCGCAATGCAGTGTGCGCAGCGTTACCGAATATCCGTCAATACTATATAAAAACCTGCTGGCGCTTTCACCCCGGCAGATCCATAACCCAACTATTGTTTTACTTACGCCGGGTATTTATAATTCGGCCTATTTTGAGCATACCACCTTGGCCCGGCTAATGGGGGTTGAATTGGTAGAAGGGCGCGACCTGGTAGTGAACAACCATAAAGTGTACATGAAAACCACCACCGGGCTGCAACAGGTTGATGTGATCTACCGCCGGGTGGACGATGAATTTCTCGATCCCCTGGTATTTAACCCGGCAAGCATGCTTGGCGTAGCAGGCCTTATGGGTGCTTATCGCAAAGGAAACGTAGCCATAGTAAATGCAACAGGCACCGGCGTGGCCGACGATAAGGCGGTTTATGCCTATGTGCCCGATATGATCCGCTATTATCTGAACGAAGAACCCACACTCAAAAACGTACCAACACACCAGTTGGGCAATCCGGATGAACGCGAAATGGTATTTAAAAACCTCAATAAAATGGTGGTTAAGAAAACCAATGGCAGCGGCGGTTACGGGATGCTGATGGGACATGCGGCAAGCGAGCAGGAAATAGATGAATATAAAAAGGAAATCCTGAAAGATCCGCGTAATTTCATAGCACAGCCAACCATCAGTCTTTCGGCGGCGCCTTGTTACATGCAGGGCGAACTAAAGCCACGCAGGGTTGATTTAAGGCCATACGCGCTGTACGGCCCCGATGGCATTGAAATAGTCCCCGGCGGCCTAACCCGTGTGGCTTTAAAAGAAGGTTCACTGGTGGTAAACAGTTCGCAGGGTGGCGGCAGTAAGGACACGTGGGTGTTAGCCTGA
- a CDS encoding AraC family transcriptional regulator, with amino-acid sequence MVKDNLYQPFEVVLREPLSACPRSEHSHSFFEFIYIISGTGKQCINKSKFTYKPGHLFLLTPDDSHYFEILTETQFLFIRFNPLYIKDRGLSSETTEHLNFLLKNAGQAPGCILKTDEDKAVVKPIMQAIISEKEKKGLYSKALLQQYINTVIVIAARNVAMSMPDEVSENTEEKTLDILQYIQANIYFPEKLKAKVIADKAGISENYLGQYFKKHTGETMQQYIINYKLKLIENRLLHSNMRMVEIANELGFNDESHLNRIFKKYRRMNPSDFRKAGGELHALV; translated from the coding sequence ATGGTAAAAGATAATTTATACCAGCCTTTTGAAGTTGTTTTGCGCGAACCACTCAGCGCCTGTCCCCGCAGCGAACACTCACACAGCTTTTTCGAGTTTATTTATATCATAAGCGGCACCGGAAAGCAGTGCATAAACAAAAGCAAGTTTACCTATAAACCCGGTCACCTGTTTTTACTTACACCTGATGATTCACATTATTTTGAGATACTAACCGAAACACAGTTCCTGTTTATCCGCTTCAACCCACTTTACATTAAAGATCGCGGCCTTAGCAGCGAAACAACCGAGCATCTCAATTTTCTGCTAAAAAACGCAGGCCAGGCACCGGGATGCATATTAAAAACCGATGAAGACAAGGCCGTTGTAAAACCCATTATGCAGGCCATCATCAGTGAAAAAGAAAAAAAAGGGCTTTACAGTAAAGCGCTCCTGCAGCAATATATCAATACGGTTATAGTAATCGCCGCCCGTAATGTGGCTATGAGCATGCCCGATGAAGTTAGTGAGAATACCGAAGAAAAAACGCTTGATATCCTGCAATACATCCAGGCCAACATCTACTTCCCCGAAAAACTAAAAGCTAAAGTCATCGCCGATAAAGCCGGAATCTCTGAAAACTACCTCGGCCAGTATTTTAAAAAACATACCGGCGAAACTATGCAGCAGTATATCATCAATTACAAACTGAAGCTGATTGAGAACCGTTTACTGCACAGCAACATGCGCATGGTTGAAATTGCCAATGAACTTGGTTTTAATGATGAGAGCCACCTGAACCGTATTTTTAAAAAATACAGACGTATGAACCCTTCGGATTTTAGGAAAGCGGGAGGAGAATTGCATGCCCTTGTTTAA
- a CDS encoding zinc-dependent alcohol dehydrogenase family protein: MEAQNTTMQALIAPEANAPFTITVVDRPIASKGQVLVRIIASGVSVLDNKIRTGKGGHARQPLPAILGMDFAGIVEAVGADVNTFKPGDEVYGLAGGIGGLQGTYAQYAAFDADLLAIKPSHLSFRQAASMPLNFITAWEGLVDRANVREGQKVLVHGGAGGVGHLAVQVAKAFGADVYATGSAAQQQYIESIGATFIDYRATTVDEYVNNYTNGEGFDIVYDTLGGATLDASFNAVRYYTGHVVSCLGWGEHKLAPLSFRGATYSGVFTLMPMLTGRGRKHHGEIMQQATKLAEAGKIVPLVDERTFTLATANQAHEILENGKASGKLVIDVAE, encoded by the coding sequence ATGGAAGCTCAAAATACAACAATGCAGGCCCTTATCGCTCCTGAAGCAAATGCGCCTTTCACAATAACCGTAGTTGACCGCCCAATTGCCTCCAAAGGCCAGGTACTGGTGCGTATTATAGCCAGCGGCGTCAGCGTATTGGATAATAAGATCCGTACCGGTAAAGGCGGGCATGCCAGGCAGCCGTTACCTGCCATTTTAGGGATGGACTTTGCCGGCATAGTTGAAGCAGTTGGTGCTGATGTAAATACTTTTAAACCTGGCGACGAAGTGTATGGTCTTGCCGGTGGTATTGGTGGGCTACAGGGTACTTACGCGCAATATGCTGCCTTTGATGCAGACCTGCTTGCCATTAAACCATCTCACTTAAGTTTCAGACAGGCGGCTTCGATGCCGCTTAATTTTATTACTGCCTGGGAAGGCCTTGTAGACAGGGCAAATGTGCGTGAGGGACAAAAAGTGTTGGTACATGGTGGTGCCGGAGGCGTTGGCCATTTAGCGGTTCAGGTAGCGAAAGCCTTTGGTGCGGATGTATATGCTACCGGCAGCGCGGCCCAGCAGCAATATATTGAAAGCATTGGCGCTACTTTTATCGATTACCGTGCCACAACGGTTGACGAATATGTGAACAATTATACTAACGGCGAAGGGTTTGACATTGTATATGATACCCTGGGCGGAGCTACTTTAGATGCATCATTTAATGCAGTACGTTATTATACCGGTCATGTGGTAAGCTGCCTGGGTTGGGGTGAGCATAAGCTGGCGCCCTTATCATTCAGGGGAGCTACATATTCCGGAGTGTTTACTTTGATGCCGATGCTCACCGGTAGAGGGCGCAAACATCATGGTGAAATTATGCAGCAGGCTACAAAACTTGCTGAGGCCGGCAAAATTGTTCCACTGGTGGATGAACGTACATTTACATTGGCTACCGCCAATCAAGCCCACGAGATCTTAGAAAATGGTAAGGCAAGTGGTAAGTTGGTGATTGACGTTGCGGAGTAA